The following nucleotide sequence is from Marispirochaeta aestuarii.
AGGCAGGCAAAGAGCACCTCGTTTTCCGACAGCAGGTCCCGCAAGGGCAGAAAGCGGTAGCCCTTTTCTGCAGCAGCAGGTTTTTCACTGCGGGCAAAATAGGAGACCTCCGCGCCGAAAAAAGCCATGGCATCGGCGATCATGCCGCCGGATTTTCCAAGACCGATAATGCCCGCTTTAAGCCCGGTGATTTCCCGGGGCACTCCGCTCCAGGGTTTTGCAGGGCTGCCGTCCTTGTTTTTGCCGAAGCCGTGGAGGCAGCGGACCAGCTCGCTTACAACGTATTCCACAACCCCCTCGTCGCCGTAGTCCCGTATGCCGGTAACGGTTATACCCCGCTGACGGGCATAGCGGATGTCAACGTTGGCGCTCTCCTCCGAGTAGAGGGAACAGCACATGCCAATGTAGCTGACCGCCGGACACTGCTCCAGGGCCGCGGCGTTCAGCCGGGAGGTGTAACTCAGAAGAACCGCGTCGGCATCCCCGATACGTCGCGCTATCTCGTTGTCATCGGTGGGGATATCGGGATACTGGATAATCTCTTGTGCGTATTTCTTCAGCTCCTCCTCGGCGGGGGGAGTCAGGCTTACAGGTTCGATTGCCACCAGTTTCTTGAACATGGATACCTCCGTACTGCCCAACTCTACGTGTTTTTATCTATCCTGTCGACCAGGACAAGGAACCCCACTGAAGGTTCATGCATAGCACTTCGCCGATAGGCGATAGTGCAGCACGAGGCTTTTTGCGAAGCAAACCGAAGTGTACGTGCAGGGGGGTGGTGCGCCGATTGTTGTTGTGTATGTGCTGGAACCAGACTTTTTATCATGGTAAAACTATATATTGTTTCGTAACCGTCAATTAAACCCCACCCCTGACAAGAAATCAGAGGGAAATATTCCAAG
It contains:
- a CDS encoding NAD(P)-dependent oxidoreductase; amino-acid sequence: MFKKLVAIEPVSLTPPAEEELKKYAQEIIQYPDIPTDDNEIARRIGDADAVLLSYTSRLNAAALEQCPAVSYIGMCCSLYSEESANVDIRYARQRGITVTGIRDYGDEGVVEYVVSELVRCLHGFGKNKDGSPAKPWSGVPREITGLKAGIIGLGKSGGMIADAMAFFGAEVSYFARSEKPAAAEKGYRFLPLRDLLSENEVLFACLNRNTVLLHEEEFSALGNKKILFNTGLSPAWDEEPFSRWIDGDNRCYCDTLGALGDPRFLDHPNVFCVQVSTGRTMQAFDRLSEKVLANIQDYLNKNA